In Phacochoerus africanus isolate WHEZ1 chromosome 14, ROS_Pafr_v1, whole genome shotgun sequence, one genomic interval encodes:
- the PEMT gene encoding phosphatidylethanolamine N-methyltransferase isoform X1: MPASWLQFSPSLSIHSSGMCFLWELSPVADLPSFSPVGVDGHKPPAPPPQRQPTHAGTHAGRQMGTQDPQAEQGLRVTPPGLLHPGRRHPAPQLTALPLLHAGHAEPAPDGEPGRPHGLPPGPGAPGRGQRLRTFQFPGAGLHRDLPRRLLRDPHGGESDPVPVQRPGQPHVLGQHGRLPGLGPHARQPRRPAADAGGGCHLQARHPVRGALHRRDLPAERLPGPQEELTAPPALSTPPCEKERAPGTGVQCFGNGLGGPGRAPCGPRAPCPAAATS, from the exons TTTCTTGTGGGAGCTGAGCCCAGTGGCggaccttccttctttctctcctgtggGCGTTGACGGCCATAAGCCCCCAGCTCCGCCGCCGCAGCGGCAGCCCACACACGCGGGCACACACGCGG GTCGCCAGATGGGAACACAAGACCCGCAAGCTGAGCAGGGCCTTCGGGTCACCCCGCCTGGCCTGCTACACCCTGGGCGGCGCCATCCTGCTCCTCAACTTACTGCGCTCCCACTG CTTCACGCAGGCCATGCTGAGCCAGCCCCAGATGGAGAGCCTGGGCGGCCCCACGGGCTACCGCCTGGGCCTGGCGCTCCTGGGCGTGGGCAGCGTCTTCGTACTTTCCAGTTTCCTGGCGCTGGGCTTCACCGGGACCTTCCTAG GCGACTACTTCGGGATCCTCATGGAGGCGAGAGTGACCCGGTTCCCGTTCAGCGTCCTGGACAACCCCATGTACTGGGGCAGCACGGCCGTCTACCTGGGCTGGGCCCTCAT GCACGCCAGCCCCGCCGGCCTGCTGCTGACGCTGGTGGTGGCTGCCACCTACAAGCTCGCCATCCTGTTCGAGGA GCCCTTCACCGCCGAGATCTACCGGCAGAGAGGCTCCCAGGCCCGCAAGAGGAGCTGACGGCGCCCCCGGCCCTGAGCACCCCGCCCTGCGAGAAGGAGAGGGCGCCGGGCACGGGCGTCCAGTGCTTTGGAAACGGCCTCGGGGGCCCTGGACGGGCGCCATGTGGTCCCCGAGCCCCCTGCCCTGCTGCCGCCACGTCCTGA